Proteins from a genomic interval of Pseudomonas asplenii:
- the purC gene encoding phosphoribosylaminoimidazolesuccinocarboxamide synthase, translating into MEKREELYRGKAKSVYKTDDADRLILLFRNDTSAFDGKRIEQLDRKGMVNNKFNAFIMQKLEAAGVPTQFDKLLGDNESLVKKLDMIPVECVVRNYAAGSLVKRLGVEEGMKLNPYTFELFLKDDAKGDPFINESHVVAFGWGTAEQLARMKELSLKVNEILSKLFDDAGLLLVDFKLEFGVFSDGSIVLGDEFSPDGCRLWDKDTKKKMDKDRFRQGLGDVIEAYEEVAHRLGVPL; encoded by the coding sequence ATGGAAAAACGTGAAGAACTCTACCGCGGCAAAGCCAAGTCGGTGTACAAGACCGACGACGCTGACCGCTTGATCCTGCTGTTTCGCAACGACACCTCGGCGTTCGACGGCAAGCGCATCGAACAACTCGATCGCAAGGGCATGGTGAACAACAAGTTCAACGCCTTCATCATGCAGAAGCTCGAAGCGGCCGGCGTACCGACCCAGTTCGACAAACTGCTGGGTGACAACGAGTCGCTGGTGAAGAAACTCGACATGATCCCGGTGGAATGCGTCGTGCGTAACTACGCGGCCGGTAGCCTGGTCAAGCGCCTGGGTGTGGAAGAGGGCATGAAGCTCAACCCCTACACCTTCGAACTGTTCCTCAAGGACGACGCCAAGGGCGACCCGTTCATCAACGAATCCCACGTCGTGGCGTTCGGTTGGGGCACCGCCGAGCAACTGGCACGCATGAAGGAGCTGTCGCTCAAGGTCAATGAGATCCTGAGCAAACTGTTCGACGATGCCGGCCTGCTGCTGGTCGACTTCAAGCTCGAATTCGGTGTGTTCAGCGACGGTTCCATCGTCCTGGGTGACGAGTTCAGCCCGGACGGCTGCCGCCTGTGGGACAAGGACACCAAGAAGAAGATGGACAAGGACCGCTTCCGCCAGGGCCTCGGTGACGTCATCGAAGCCTACGAAGAAGTTGCCCATCGCCTGGGTGTACCGCTGTAA
- a CDS encoding helix-turn-helix domain-containing protein, with the protein MNIRPIRTEQDYQDALKSVSPLFDNEPDPGTPEGDYLEVMITLIEAYEAKHFPVDLPNPVDAIRFRMEQSGLSAADLVPAIGRQNRVYEVLNGKRALTLPMIWKLHDMFGIPAESLIRPVKAG; encoded by the coding sequence ATGAATATTCGTCCGATCCGCACCGAACAGGATTACCAGGACGCGCTGAAGTCCGTATCCCCGCTGTTCGACAATGAACCGGACCCCGGCACCCCGGAAGGTGACTACCTTGAAGTGATGATCACTCTGATAGAAGCCTATGAGGCGAAGCATTTCCCGGTCGACCTGCCCAACCCGGTGGATGCCATCCGGTTCCGAATGGAGCAATCCGGATTGTCGGCAGCTGACCTCGTACCTGCTATTGGCCGTCAGAACAGGGTTTATGAGGTGCTCAATGGCAAGCGCGCGCTTACGCTACCCATGATATGGAAACTTCATGATATGTTTGGGATTCCGGCAGAAAGCCTGATCAGGCCGGTAAAGGCTGGATAA
- a CDS encoding type II toxin-antitoxin system HigB family toxin, with product MRIIAISQLKTFWQKHPDSEQSLLAWIDEVKQVHWQTPAEINAQYRHASVLKSRRIVFNIKGNDYRLVVAVAYRYGALYIKFIGTHEQYDSIDANTVEME from the coding sequence ATGAGAATCATCGCTATCAGCCAACTCAAAACCTTTTGGCAGAAGCACCCGGACTCCGAGCAATCCCTCCTGGCCTGGATTGACGAAGTAAAGCAGGTGCACTGGCAAACACCGGCTGAGATCAACGCCCAGTATCGCCACGCTAGCGTTCTCAAGAGCCGCAGGATCGTATTCAACATAAAAGGTAACGACTATCGGCTCGTAGTTGCCGTGGCATACCGCTACGGCGCCCTCTATATCAAATTCATCGGCACGCATGAGCAATACGACAGCATTGATGCCAATACCGTCGAAATGGAGTAA
- a CDS encoding LasR-specific antiactivator QslA, whose translation MIDRSLLSRLPPSDLIRLAALHPLEAAAHFRVAARFCLDGARCVAFRNLEQERLAHRLIADGIALYTLAFQRLESPQPRAIHIPATRRPANDTPEQPTPWDNHYARQLADGAREAERWLHGADTSPLWAELARRRRLYRTEPCREAFETGFLRRIQGYLKA comes from the coding sequence ATGATTGATCGCTCGCTACTGTCCCGCCTACCTCCGTCGGACCTGATCCGACTGGCCGCCCTGCATCCTCTTGAAGCAGCCGCTCATTTTCGTGTCGCCGCCAGATTCTGCCTCGACGGTGCCCGTTGCGTGGCCTTTCGTAACCTGGAACAGGAACGCCTGGCCCATCGCCTGATCGCCGATGGCATTGCGCTCTACACCCTGGCCTTTCAGCGACTGGAATCGCCACAGCCTCGTGCCATCCACATCCCGGCGACCCGGCGACCCGCCAACGATACCCCCGAACAGCCGACGCCCTGGGACAATCATTACGCCCGACAACTCGCCGATGGCGCCCGCGAGGCCGAACGCTGGCTGCACGGAGCAGATACGTCACCACTCTGGGCCGAACTGGCCCGGCGGCGCCGGCTTTATCGGACTGAACCGTGCCGGGAGGCTTTCGAGACGGGATTTCTGCGGCGGATTCAAGGCTATCTGAAGGCCTGA
- a CDS encoding addiction module antidote protein, which yields MTTRTRAQEDSVLEMLRDDETFAIEYLSVALEEIDEAGGEDTFLIAIRRLVEARGGMNSLSQSTGLARPNLYRSLATGGDPRLSTVLKVLQALGIGMSKVVSHRSRSATAEAVLDITA from the coding sequence ATGACGACCAGGACTCGCGCCCAAGAAGATAGCGTTCTTGAAATGCTTCGAGACGACGAAACATTTGCCATTGAATACTTATCTGTCGCCCTTGAGGAGATCGACGAGGCTGGCGGGGAAGATACGTTTCTTATCGCTATCCGACGCCTTGTGGAGGCGAGAGGTGGTATGAATAGCCTGTCTCAAAGCACTGGCTTGGCCAGGCCGAATCTCTACAGATCCCTGGCAACCGGCGGCGACCCAAGATTATCGACCGTGCTGAAGGTGCTTCAGGCCCTAGGCATAGGTATGTCCAAAGTGGTATCCCACCGCTCACGCTCAGCAACAGCAGAAGCTGTGCTTGATATCACCGCGTAA
- a CDS encoding radical SAM protein, translated as MSVLDVVCGPQSCARSLSDAEFWRLLREELLPLRPSQYDITSVCNLTCEGCLFFSGDDYLGHQDEKDLNNIEAFFAGEAARGVRYGYFGGAEPSLAENKLLIANRHIPYGVVFTNGIKRLSAEIDYRVHVSLWGNPERSRELRGADTMTKQIRNYRNDPRAVFVFTLTARNLDDIPYIAQLCADNGLALTFNHYSPTSKYLDFIGSGAGADPYHITSTAADNLVLSADDLRRARDSIGELLQQPGLRILYEADFNQLIHDPAGLYPDAQGPGEVTRDCGVLLTSTLRHYNTDLSESRGKCCTPNIDCGTCRLYAQSFASVLVRATRQMRQAGGQQRLVKLWRLWCELFLNDDRLRMPADGRATNPISDL; from the coding sequence ATGAGCGTCCTTGACGTTGTCTGTGGGCCACAATCGTGTGCCCGCTCGCTGAGTGACGCCGAATTCTGGCGCCTGTTGCGCGAAGAGCTGCTGCCACTTCGCCCCAGCCAGTACGACATCACCTCGGTCTGCAACCTGACCTGCGAAGGCTGCCTGTTTTTCTCCGGTGACGATTACCTTGGGCACCAGGATGAAAAGGATCTCAACAATATCGAGGCCTTCTTCGCCGGCGAAGCGGCGCGTGGAGTCCGCTATGGCTACTTCGGCGGGGCGGAGCCGTCGCTGGCCGAGAACAAGCTGCTGATCGCCAACCGGCACATTCCCTACGGCGTGGTGTTCACCAATGGCATCAAGCGCCTGAGCGCCGAAATCGACTACCGCGTGCATGTGTCGCTGTGGGGCAATCCCGAACGTAGCCGCGAGCTGCGCGGTGCGGACACCATGACCAAGCAGATCCGGAACTACCGCAACGACCCCCGCGCGGTGTTCGTGTTCACCCTCACCGCACGCAACCTCGACGATATTCCGTACATCGCCCAGCTCTGCGCGGACAACGGTCTGGCGCTGACCTTCAACCACTACAGCCCCACCAGCAAGTACCTGGACTTTATCGGCAGCGGGGCCGGTGCCGACCCGTACCACATCACCAGCACGGCAGCCGACAACCTGGTCCTGTCCGCCGATGACCTGCGCCGCGCCAGGGACAGCATCGGGGAACTATTGCAGCAGCCCGGCCTGCGGATCCTCTATGAGGCCGACTTCAACCAACTGATTCACGACCCCGCAGGACTGTATCCGGATGCCCAGGGGCCGGGCGAGGTGACTCGCGATTGTGGCGTGCTGCTGACCTCGACCCTGCGCCACTACAACACCGACCTGAGCGAGAGTCGTGGAAAATGTTGTACGCCGAACATCGACTGCGGCACCTGTCGGCTCTATGCCCAGTCGTTTGCGAGCGTGCTGGTGCGGGCCACCCGGCAGATGCGCCAGGCCGGCGGCCAGCAACGGCTGGTCAAGCTCTGGCGGCTGTGGTGCGAACTGTTCCTGAACGACGATCGCTTGCGCATGCCTGCCGATGGCAGGGCGACCAACCCTATTTCTGACCTCTAA
- a CDS encoding sulfotransferase family protein — protein sequence MTERTLHFISGLPRSGSTLLSALLRQNPRFHAHMSSPVAGLVDDLLNGMGGRNEYSLFISDRQRGRILRGLFEQFYGEEFEAPVIFDSNRSWCSRMPLLHSLFPASKVIACVRDVPWIIDSIERLVQRNVLSPSAIFNFQAGGTVYSRADALANAEGMLGYPYNALKQAFYGEHASRLLLVRYESLVGNPQAVLDGIYDFIGEPAFNHDLLNIQFDAEEFDRRAGTPGLHHVRPSVQAVPRSTLLPPDLFARFGNDAFWQHPQHNTQGVRVL from the coding sequence ATGACCGAACGCACCCTGCATTTCATTTCCGGCCTGCCCCGTTCCGGTTCGACCCTGCTCTCGGCCCTGCTGCGCCAGAACCCGCGCTTTCATGCGCACATGAGCAGCCCCGTCGCTGGCTTGGTCGATGACCTGCTCAATGGCATGGGCGGGCGCAACGAGTATTCGCTGTTCATTTCGGACCGCCAGCGCGGACGCATCCTGCGTGGCCTGTTCGAGCAGTTCTACGGCGAGGAATTCGAGGCGCCGGTGATCTTTGACAGTAACCGTTCCTGGTGCTCGCGCATGCCGCTGCTGCACAGCCTGTTCCCCGCGAGCAAGGTGATCGCCTGCGTGCGCGACGTGCCCTGGATCATCGACAGTATCGAACGGCTGGTCCAACGCAACGTGCTGTCGCCTTCGGCGATCTTCAACTTCCAGGCCGGCGGCACCGTCTACAGCCGCGCCGATGCCCTGGCGAATGCCGAGGGCATGCTCGGCTACCCGTACAACGCCCTCAAGCAGGCCTTCTATGGCGAGCACGCGAGCCGCCTGCTGCTGGTGCGCTACGAGAGCCTGGTCGGCAATCCGCAGGCGGTGCTCGACGGCATCTATGACTTTATCGGCGAACCCGCTTTCAACCACGACCTGCTCAACATCCAGTTCGACGCCGAGGAATTCGACCGGCGTGCTGGCACACCTGGCCTGCATCACGTGAGGCCGAGTGTGCAGGCGGTACCGCGTTCGACGCTGCTGCCGCCGGACCTGTTCGCCCGTTTTGGCAATGACGCTTTCTGGCAACACCCGCAACACAACACTCAAGGAGTCCGGGTTCTTTGA